ATGGGGGGGTTGTTGGACTCAGCGGGGGAGGTCCCGGTCTAGCCAACGAGGGCAAGGTGAGTGGCTTCGAGGTTCTCCTTGAGTCTGGCCGCGTGGTGTCCGCTAATAACATCTCTCAGGCACTTATGGAGGAGTTCACCTCTGCGGTACTAACTCAGGAACTGAACGGAGACACTCAGGCGTATATTGGCTGGGCGTGCCAAATCAAGTACATGGAGGAAACTCCAGATGGCTCTCTTCGTCACCCATCGTTCGACAAATGGCGTGGCACCGAGGAAGACCCTACCGTTAAGATGTAATTAGGCAGCACTATAGGAGACAACAATATGTCCATCAATCTGATTCTAATCATCGTGTTCATCCTCGCGGCTATCGTGTGGTCGATGAACGACGAGCCACCTAAAGGAGCATAAACCATGCGCTTACACTTCAATAAATCCAATGGTATCTTCTCGGTTCGCCGGGAAGACCGCAGCACTGTAGCAGCCTCTGAGCGCCACGGTAAGATTCCACGTATCGGCGACACCTTCGAG
This genomic stretch from Flammeovirga agarivorans harbors:
- a CDS encoding BC10 family protein encodes the protein MRLHFNKSNGIFSVRREDRSTVAASERHGKIPRIGDTFE